The Streptomyces sp. NBC_00162 genome window below encodes:
- a CDS encoding SpoIIE family protein phosphatase has product MPTAKVSNLAPDVQPRRRSLVITARAAASFDPLGRSVAAARAFVRDTLQGWGFGDIVDDAVVLTSELVTNAVVHAGTRAEVLCLRAEDGVRVEVADRYPERELPLQHPGERPYADPDRENGRGLMLCAALATRWGVEYTATHKHVWFRLDLPDRPVGTRSAGPVVPDQLLPLADSRVRVAVLQIDSAGSVSAWNEDAEHIFGYPAEKVVGRPLGELAAWPQTPGTGTGIAEALRLSRWEGSYGIRGADGRVIPVYASHLRVRDAHGEPSIVCLLVHDDERALLQTPVRIPADGGLTEPRPADPFEVFIGSPAPDDLDGLLQRTVERARDLLDADAAFLLLATDDETELEVRATTGLPSTRQRFARVPVEAGTNRYGSARMPAVHDDLAAVPGAVPLLESTGMRSVVTVPLKVEGRLTGSLGVAAEIPGRYSNEEALRLQFAADRIALAVESARLGELERLRRGSLSFLVEASDLLAGTLDRDQTLALMAQMTVPTLATWCAVYTIADQSSDPYLSYVLHEDEERIDGLKALLSRVSPPEPVRGAGARPWPETALAVGGETVVLPLMARNRVIGMLTLGKPSEEHFRQEILELAEDLSRRAALALDNARLYSERTAISRSLQRSLLPPGSPAIPGMEVEVIYRAAGEGNEVGGDFYDVFPIREGAYGFAIGDVCGTGPEAAAVTGLARHALRLLAREGLGGPAVLERLNAAILDEGARSRFLTLLYGELHPQPDGGALMKVVCAGHPLPLRLRPNGEVTPAADPQPLLGVIDELDLYEQTLTLDPGDVLLCVTDGVTERREGTRMLGDDGLAEVLTTCTGLTAGAVASRVLRAVERFAAEPASDDMAILAFRVPQQREGD; this is encoded by the coding sequence ATGCCGACCGCGAAGGTAAGTAACCTGGCACCCGATGTCCAACCGCGTCGAAGGAGTCTCGTGATCACGGCACGGGCGGCTGCCAGTTTCGATCCCCTCGGGCGTTCGGTCGCCGCCGCTCGCGCGTTCGTCCGCGACACCCTGCAGGGCTGGGGCTTCGGGGACATCGTCGACGATGCGGTGGTGCTCACCAGCGAGCTCGTCACCAATGCCGTGGTTCACGCCGGAACCCGGGCCGAGGTCCTGTGCCTGCGCGCCGAGGACGGCGTACGGGTCGAGGTCGCCGACCGGTACCCGGAGCGCGAGCTCCCCCTCCAGCACCCCGGCGAGCGCCCGTACGCCGACCCCGACCGCGAGAACGGCCGCGGCCTGATGCTCTGCGCCGCCCTCGCCACCCGCTGGGGCGTCGAGTACACCGCCACCCACAAACACGTGTGGTTCCGCCTCGACCTGCCAGACCGTCCGGTCGGTACCCGCTCCGCGGGCCCCGTCGTCCCCGACCAGCTGCTCCCCCTCGCCGACAGCCGGGTCCGCGTCGCCGTCCTCCAGATCGACTCCGCCGGCTCCGTCTCCGCCTGGAACGAGGACGCCGAGCACATCTTCGGCTACCCCGCCGAGAAGGTCGTCGGCCGCCCGCTCGGCGAGCTCGCCGCCTGGCCCCAGACCCCCGGCACCGGCACCGGCATCGCCGAGGCCCTGCGTCTGTCCCGCTGGGAGGGCAGTTACGGGATCCGCGGCGCCGACGGCCGCGTCATCCCCGTTTACGCCTCGCACCTTCGGGTACGCGACGCCCATGGCGAGCCCTCCATCGTCTGCCTCCTCGTCCACGACGACGAGCGCGCCCTCCTGCAGACCCCCGTACGGATCCCGGCCGACGGGGGTCTCACCGAGCCCCGCCCCGCGGACCCCTTCGAGGTCTTCATCGGCTCGCCCGCCCCCGACGACCTCGACGGACTCCTTCAGCGCACCGTCGAGCGGGCCCGCGACCTCCTCGACGCCGACGCCGCCTTCCTGCTGCTCGCCACCGACGACGAGACCGAGCTCGAGGTCCGCGCCACCACCGGCCTGCCCTCCACCCGCCAGCGCTTCGCCCGCGTCCCCGTCGAAGCCGGCACCAATCGGTACGGCTCGGCCCGCATGCCCGCCGTCCACGACGACCTCGCTGCCGTCCCCGGAGCCGTCCCGCTCCTGGAGTCCACCGGCATGCGGTCCGTGGTGACCGTCCCCCTCAAGGTCGAAGGCCGGCTCACGGGCTCCCTCGGCGTCGCCGCCGAAATCCCCGGCCGCTACTCCAACGAGGAAGCGCTGCGCCTCCAGTTCGCCGCCGACCGCATCGCCCTCGCCGTCGAATCCGCCCGCCTCGGCGAGCTGGAGCGCCTGCGCCGCGGCTCGCTCTCCTTCCTCGTCGAGGCCTCCGACCTGCTGGCCGGCACCCTCGACCGGGACCAGACCCTGGCCCTCATGGCCCAGATGACCGTCCCCACCCTCGCGACCTGGTGCGCCGTCTACACCATCGCGGACCAGTCCTCGGACCCGTACCTCTCCTACGTGCTGCACGAGGACGAGGAACGCATCGACGGCCTCAAGGCCCTGCTCTCCCGGGTCAGCCCGCCCGAACCGGTCCGCGGGGCTGGCGCCCGCCCCTGGCCGGAAACGGCTCTCGCGGTCGGCGGCGAGACCGTCGTCCTCCCGCTGATGGCCCGCAACCGTGTGATCGGCATGCTCACCCTCGGCAAGCCCAGCGAGGAACACTTCCGCCAGGAGATCCTCGAACTCGCCGAGGACCTCTCCCGCCGGGCCGCCCTCGCCCTCGACAACGCCCGTCTCTACTCCGAGCGCACCGCCATCAGCCGCTCCCTCCAGCGCAGCCTGCTGCCGCCCGGCTCCCCCGCGATCCCCGGCATGGAGGTCGAGGTCATCTACCGCGCGGCCGGCGAGGGCAACGAGGTGGGCGGCGACTTCTACGACGTCTTCCCGATCCGCGAGGGCGCGTACGGCTTCGCCATCGGCGACGTCTGCGGTACGGGCCCGGAGGCGGCGGCGGTGACGGGCCTGGCCCGCCACGCCCTGCGACTGCTGGCCCGCGAGGGCCTGGGCGGGCCCGCCGTCCTGGAACGCCTCAACGCGGCGATCCTCGACGAAGGCGCCCGCAGCCGCTTCCTCACCCTCCTGTACGGGGAGCTCCACCCCCAGCCCGACGGCGGCGCCCTGATGAAGGTCGTCTGCGCCGGCCACCCGCTCCCGCTGCGCCTCCGCCCGAACGGCGAGGTCACTCCGGCCGCGGACCCGCAGCCCCTGCTCGGCGTGATCGACGAGCTGGACCTCTACGAGCAGACCCTCACGCTCGACCCCGGTGATGTCCTGCTCTGCGTCACCGACGGCGTGACCGAACGCCGCGAGGGTACCCGCATGCTAGGCGACGACGGCCTCGCCGAGGTCCTCACCACCTGCACGGGCCTCACCGCGGGCGCGGTCGCCTCCCGCGTCCTGCGCGCGGTCGAACGCTTCGCGGCCGAACCGGCCTCGGACGACATGGCCATCCTGGCCTTCCGCGTCCCGCAGCAGCGCGAAGGCGACTGA
- a CDS encoding ribonuclease J — MSHPHPELGPPPKLPKGGLRVTPLGGLGEIGRNMTVFEFDGRLLIVDCGVLFPEEEQPGIDLILPDFTSIRDRLDDIDGIVLTHGHEDHIGAVPYLLREKPDIPLIGSKLTLALIEAKLQEHRIRPYTLEVKEGERESLGPFDCEFIAVNHSIPDALAVAIRTPAGLVVATGDFKMDQLPLDSRLTDLHAFARLSEEGIDLLLSDSTNAEVPGFVPPEREISNVLRTVFANAHNRIIVASFASHVHRIQQILDAAHEYGRRVAFVGRSMVRNMGIARDLGYLKVPPGLVVDVKTLDDLPAHEVVLVCTGSQGEPMAALSRMANRDHQIRIVPGDTVILASSLIPGNENAVYRVINGLTRWGANVVHKGNAKVHVSGHASAGELLYFYNICKPRNLMPVHGEWRHLRANAELGALTGVPKDRIVIAEDGVVVDLIDGKARISGKVQAGYVYVDGLSVGDVTEVHLKDRRILGEEGIISVYVVVDSTTGKVVSGPNIQARGSGIEDTAFGPVVAKIEEAIARAASDGVAEPHQIQQLIRRTMGKWVSDSYRRRPMILPVVVEV; from the coding sequence TTGAGCCATCCGCATCCTGAACTCGGTCCGCCGCCGAAGCTCCCGAAGGGCGGCCTGCGGGTCACCCCTCTGGGTGGTCTCGGCGAGATCGGTCGCAACATGACCGTCTTCGAGTTCGACGGCCGCCTGCTGATCGTCGACTGCGGCGTCCTCTTCCCCGAGGAGGAGCAGCCGGGCATCGACCTGATCCTGCCGGACTTCACGTCCATCCGGGATCGCCTCGACGACATCGACGGCATCGTGCTCACGCACGGCCACGAGGACCACATCGGCGCCGTCCCCTACCTCCTCCGGGAGAAGCCGGACATCCCGCTGATCGGCTCCAAGCTGACGCTGGCCCTCATCGAGGCGAAGCTCCAGGAGCACCGCATCCGCCCCTACACCCTCGAGGTGAAGGAAGGCGAGCGCGAGAGCCTCGGCCCCTTCGACTGCGAGTTCATCGCCGTCAACCACTCCATCCCCGACGCCCTGGCCGTCGCGATCCGGACCCCCGCGGGCCTGGTCGTCGCCACCGGCGACTTCAAGATGGACCAGCTGCCGCTGGACAGCCGCCTCACGGACCTGCATGCCTTCGCGCGTCTGAGCGAGGAGGGCATCGACCTCCTCCTCTCCGACTCGACGAACGCCGAGGTCCCGGGCTTCGTACCGCCCGAGCGCGAGATCTCCAACGTCCTGCGCACGGTCTTCGCGAACGCCCACAACCGGATCATCGTGGCGAGCTTCGCCAGCCACGTGCACCGCATCCAGCAGATCCTCGACGCCGCCCACGAGTACGGCCGCAGGGTCGCCTTCGTCGGCCGCTCGATGGTCCGCAACATGGGCATCGCCCGTGACCTGGGCTACCTGAAGGTCCCGCCGGGTCTCGTCGTGGACGTCAAGACCCTCGACGACCTGCCGGCCCACGAGGTCGTCCTGGTGTGCACGGGTTCCCAGGGCGAGCCGATGGCCGCCCTGTCCCGCATGGCCAACCGCGACCACCAGATCCGGATCGTCCCCGGCGACACCGTGATCCTGGCGTCGTCCCTGATCCCGGGCAACGAGAACGCGGTCTACCGCGTGATCAACGGCCTGACCCGCTGGGGCGCCAACGTCGTGCACAAGGGCAACGCCAAGGTGCACGTCTCGGGCCATGCCTCCGCGGGCGAGCTGCTGTACTTCTACAACATCTGCAAGCCGCGGAACCTGATGCCGGTCCACGGCGAATGGCGCCACCTGCGCGCCAACGCCGAGCTCGGTGCCCTGACGGGCGTCCCGAAGGACCGCATCGTCATCGCCGAGGACGGCGTGGTCGTCGACCTGATCGACGGCAAGGCCCGGATCTCCGGCAAGGTCCAGGCCGGCTACGTGTACGTGGACGGCCTCTCGGTCGGCGACGTCACCGAGGTCCACCTCAAGGACCGCCGGATCCTCGGCGAAGAGGGCATCATCTCGGTCTACGTGGTGGTCGACAGCACCACGGGCAAGGTCGTCAGCGGCCCGAACATCCAGGCCCGCGGGTCCGGCATCGAGGACACGGCCTTCGGCCCGGTGGTGGCGAAGATCGAGGAGGCCATCGCCCGTGCAGCCTCCGACGGCGTGGCCGAGCCGCACCAGATCCAGCAGCTCATCCGCCGCACGATGGGCAAGTGGGTGTCGGACAGCTACCGCCGCCGCCCGATGATCCTCCCCGTCGTCGTCGAGGTCTGA
- a CDS encoding response regulator, with protein MVQKAKILLVDDRPENLLALEAILSALDQTLVRASSGEEALKALLTDDFAVILLDVQMPGMDGFETAAHIKRRERTRDIPIIFLTAINHGPHHTFRGYAAGAVDYISKPFDPWVLRAKVSVFVELYTKNCQLREQAALLRLQLEGGGSNGVDASKETAGLLAELSARLAAVEEQAEALTKQLGEDSAEAAVVATAAHLERKLTGLRRALDALEPGAGGGAVLPLQG; from the coding sequence ATGGTGCAGAAGGCCAAGATCCTCCTGGTCGACGACCGGCCGGAGAATCTGCTGGCGCTGGAGGCCATCCTCTCCGCGCTCGATCAGACACTGGTCCGGGCGTCGTCGGGAGAGGAAGCGCTCAAGGCGCTGCTGACGGACGATTTCGCGGTCATCCTGCTGGATGTGCAGATGCCGGGAATGGACGGATTCGAAACGGCCGCGCACATCAAGCGGCGGGAGCGGACCCGGGACATCCCGATCATCTTCCTCACCGCGATCAACCACGGTCCGCACCACACCTTCCGCGGGTACGCGGCGGGCGCGGTGGACTACATCTCCAAGCCCTTCGACCCGTGGGTGCTGCGCGCCAAGGTCTCGGTCTTCGTGGAGCTGTATACGAAGAACTGCCAACTGCGCGAGCAGGCGGCGCTGCTGCGGCTCCAGCTGGAGGGCGGCGGTTCGAACGGCGTGGACGCCAGCAAGGAGACGGCCGGCCTGCTGGCCGAGCTCTCCGCGCGGCTCGCGGCGGTCGAGGAGCAGGCCGAGGCGCTGACCAAGCAGCTCGGCGAGGATTCGGCCGAGGCGGCGGTGGTGGCGACCGCGGCCCATCTGGAGCGCAAGCTGACCGGGCTGCGGCGGGCGCTGGACGCGCTGGAGCCGGGGGCCGGCGGGGGAGCCGTACTGCCGTTGCAGGGCTGA
- a CDS encoding HAMP domain-containing protein: MESGAAVRRTGTRPKGGRSRRSGTTEVDTAALNRLLTALVSMRDGNFRKRLTVSGEGVMAEIAAVYNEVADRNLHLTGELSRVRRMVGREGKLSERLETGACEGSWAAAIDASNQLVDDLARPVSEVGRVLSAVAEGDLDQRMDLRTQAPDGVGHPLRGEFLKVGRTVNNLVDQLSAFTDEVTRVALEVGTEGKLGGQAQVRGMSGSWKDLTDSVNTMAYRLTAQVRDIALVTTAVAKGDLSRKVTVHVAGEMLQLKNTVNTMVDQLSSFSSEVTRVAREVGTEGELGGQAKVPGVAGVWKDLTDSVNTMAGNLTAQVRGIAQVTTAVANGDLSQKVRVSARGEVAQLAETINQMTETLRTFADEVTRVASEVGAKGLLGGQAQVPGAAGTWKDLTDSVNTVFRNLTTQVRDIAQVTTAVANGDLSQKVTVNVAGEMLELKNTVNTMVDQLQSFGAEVTRVAREVGVEGELGGQAQVPGAAGTWKDLTDSVNTAFLNLTLQVRNIAQVTTAVANGDLSQKVTVDVSGEMLQLKNTVNTMVDQLSSFADQVTRMARDVGTEGRLGGQARVEGVSGTWKELTDSVNFMAGNLTSQVRQIAQVTTAVARGDLSQKIDVDARGEILELKNTINTMVDQLSAFAEQVTRVARDVGTEGRLGGQAQVPGVAGVWRDLTDSVNGMAGNLTSQVRNIAQVATAVARGDLSQKIDVDARGEILELKNTLNTMVDQLSNFAEQVTRVAREVGTEGILGGQAEVKGVSGTWKDLTQSVNFMANNLTSQVRNIAEVTTAVAMGDLSKKITVDAKGEILELVTTVNTMVDQLSSFAEQVTRVAREVGSEGILGGQARVRGVTGIWKDLTDNVNLMANNLTSQVRNISQVSAAVANGDLTKKVTVEARGEVAQLADTVNTMVKTLSSFADEVTRVAREVGTEGRLGGQAHVPGVSGTWKDLTDSVNFMASNLTGQVRQIAMVTTAIAKGDMTKKIDIDARGEILELKTTINTMVDQLSSFADQVTRVAREVGTEGILGGQARVRDVDGTWRDLTESVNEMAGNLTRQVRAIAAVATAVTRGDLSLKVDVDAAGEIQVLQDNINTMIVNLRDTTLANKEQDWLKGNLARISALMQGRRELDDVASLIMSELTPVVSAQHGAFFLALPAGGTNEIGTEGGADGSYELRMRGSYAYAGGQMPTSFRPGEGLIGTVAEEKRTILVENTPPGYLKISSGLGEAPPAHVIVLPVLFEGKVLGVIELASFTPFTQIQKDFLSQIAEMIGTSVNTISVNSKTEMLLKQSQEMTEQLRERSDELENRQKALQAANAELEEKAELLAQQNRDIEVKNTEIEEARQVLEERAEQLAVSMRYKSEFLANMSHELRTPLNSLLILAKLLADNADENLSGKQVEFAETIHGAGSDLLQLINDILDLSKVEAGKMDVSPTRIALVQLVDYVEATFRPLTAEKGLDFSVRVSPELPATLHTDEQRLLQVLRNLLSNAVKFTDTGAVELVIRPAGADVPMAIREQLLEAGSLREADADLIAFSVTDTGIGIAASKMLVIFEAFKQADGTTSRKYGGTGLGLSISREIARLLGGEIHAASEPGRGSTFTLYLPLHPSELPPQGYAPPTPGGGRAELYRRPAEDARPALPAAPVAPAAPAQASPARAERSGLPGSEPGQGGAALFRRRRKALSDLEPRTAVPGQPGAVGAEDGWGSAEEELPVVPRTYDFHGEKVLIVDDDVRNVFALTSVLEQHGLAVLYAENGREGIEVLEQHDDVTVVLMDIMMPEMDGYATTSAIRRMPQFAGLPIIALTAKAMKGDREKAIDSGASDYVTKPVDPDYLLSVMEQWMRGK; the protein is encoded by the coding sequence GTGGAGTCTGGCGCAGCGGTGCGGCGTACGGGAACGCGGCCGAAAGGCGGGCGGTCCCGGCGCAGCGGCACGACTGAGGTCGATACCGCCGCTCTGAACCGGCTGCTCACGGCCCTGGTGTCGATGCGGGACGGGAACTTCCGCAAGCGGCTGACGGTCTCCGGCGAGGGCGTGATGGCGGAGATCGCCGCCGTCTACAACGAGGTCGCCGACCGCAATCTTCACCTGACCGGGGAGCTGTCCCGGGTCCGGAGGATGGTGGGCCGCGAGGGCAAGCTGAGCGAAAGGCTGGAAACAGGTGCCTGCGAGGGCTCCTGGGCGGCCGCGATCGATGCCTCGAACCAGCTGGTGGACGATCTGGCCCGGCCTGTGTCCGAGGTGGGCCGGGTGCTGTCGGCGGTCGCCGAGGGTGATCTGGACCAGCGGATGGATCTGCGGACCCAGGCCCCGGACGGGGTGGGGCATCCGCTGCGCGGGGAGTTCCTGAAGGTCGGGCGTACGGTCAACAACCTGGTCGACCAGCTGTCCGCGTTCACCGACGAGGTGACGCGCGTGGCGCTGGAGGTGGGTACCGAGGGCAAGCTCGGCGGCCAGGCCCAGGTGCGCGGAATGTCCGGTTCCTGGAAGGATCTGACCGACTCCGTCAACACGATGGCGTACCGGCTCACCGCTCAGGTGCGTGATATCGCTCTCGTCACGACGGCGGTGGCGAAGGGCGATCTGTCGCGCAAGGTCACGGTGCACGTGGCCGGCGAGATGCTCCAGCTGAAGAACACCGTGAACACCATGGTGGACCAGCTGTCCTCCTTCTCCTCCGAGGTGACCCGGGTCGCCCGCGAGGTGGGTACGGAGGGTGAGCTCGGCGGCCAGGCGAAGGTGCCCGGGGTCGCCGGTGTGTGGAAGGACCTGACCGACTCCGTCAACACCATGGCGGGCAACCTCACGGCTCAGGTGCGCGGGATCGCGCAGGTGACGACGGCGGTCGCGAACGGCGATCTGTCGCAGAAGGTCCGGGTGAGCGCGCGCGGCGAGGTCGCTCAGCTGGCCGAAACGATCAACCAGATGACCGAGACGCTGCGGACCTTCGCGGACGAGGTCACGCGTGTGGCCAGCGAGGTCGGGGCGAAGGGGCTGCTCGGCGGTCAGGCGCAGGTGCCGGGGGCCGCGGGTACGTGGAAGGACCTCACCGACTCGGTGAACACGGTCTTCCGCAACCTCACCACGCAGGTGCGCGACATCGCGCAGGTGACGACGGCGGTGGCCAACGGCGACCTGTCGCAGAAGGTCACCGTCAATGTGGCCGGCGAGATGCTGGAGTTGAAGAACACCGTCAACACGATGGTGGACCAGCTCCAGTCCTTCGGTGCGGAAGTGACGCGAGTGGCCCGTGAGGTCGGCGTCGAGGGTGAGCTGGGCGGCCAGGCGCAGGTGCCGGGAGCCGCGGGTACGTGGAAGGACCTCACCGACTCGGTGAACACCGCCTTCCTCAACCTCACCCTGCAGGTCCGCAACATCGCCCAGGTGACGACAGCGGTGGCCAACGGCGACCTGTCGCAGAAGGTCACCGTGGACGTCTCCGGCGAGATGCTCCAGCTGAAGAACACCGTGAACACGATGGTGGACCAGCTGTCCTCCTTCGCCGACCAGGTCACGCGGATGGCGCGGGACGTGGGCACGGAGGGCCGGCTCGGCGGCCAGGCCCGGGTCGAGGGGGTGTCCGGCACCTGGAAGGAGCTCACCGACTCCGTCAACTTCATGGCCGGCAACCTGACTTCCCAGGTGCGCCAGATCGCCCAGGTGACCACGGCGGTGGCGCGCGGTGACCTGTCGCAGAAGATCGACGTGGATGCCCGCGGCGAGATCCTGGAGCTGAAGAACACCATCAACACGATGGTCGACCAGCTCTCGGCCTTCGCGGAGCAAGTGACCAGGGTGGCCCGGGACGTGGGTACCGAGGGCCGCCTCGGCGGTCAGGCGCAGGTGCCCGGGGTGGCCGGCGTATGGCGTGACCTGACGGATTCCGTGAACGGCATGGCCGGGAACCTGACCTCGCAGGTGCGCAACATCGCGCAGGTCGCCACGGCGGTGGCGCGCGGTGACCTGTCGCAGAAGATCGACGTGGATGCCCGGGGCGAGATCCTGGAGCTGAAGAACACCCTCAACACGATGGTCGACCAGCTCTCGAACTTCGCGGAGCAGGTGACCCGGGTGGCCCGCGAGGTGGGTACCGAGGGCATCCTCGGCGGCCAGGCGGAGGTGAAGGGTGTCTCCGGCACCTGGAAGGACCTCACCCAGTCCGTCAACTTCATGGCCAACAATCTGACGTCGCAGGTGCGCAACATCGCCGAGGTGACCACGGCGGTGGCCATGGGCGACCTGTCGAAGAAGATCACGGTCGATGCGAAGGGCGAGATCCTGGAACTCGTCACCACCGTCAACACGATGGTGGACCAGCTGTCGTCGTTCGCGGAGCAGGTGACGCGGGTGGCGCGCGAGGTGGGCTCCGAGGGCATCCTGGGCGGTCAGGCCCGGGTGCGCGGGGTGACGGGCATCTGGAAGGACCTGACCGACAACGTCAACCTGATGGCCAACAACCTGACCTCGCAGGTGCGCAACATCTCCCAGGTCTCGGCGGCGGTGGCCAATGGCGACCTGACGAAGAAGGTCACCGTCGAGGCGCGCGGCGAGGTCGCGCAGCTCGCCGACACCGTGAACACGATGGTGAAGACCCTGTCGTCCTTCGCCGACGAGGTCACGCGCGTGGCCCGTGAGGTGGGCACGGAGGGCCGCCTCGGCGGCCAGGCGCACGTGCCGGGCGTCTCGGGGACGTGGAAGGACCTCACCGACTCGGTGAACTTCATGGCCTCCAACCTCACCGGTCAGGTGCGGCAGATCGCCATGGTCACGACCGCCATCGCCAAGGGCGACATGACCAAGAAGATCGACATCGACGCGCGCGGCGAGATCCTGGAGCTCAAGACCACCATCAACACGATGGTGGACCAGCTGTCCTCGTTCGCCGACCAGGTGACGCGGGTGGCCCGCGAGGTGGGCACCGAGGGCATCCTGGGCGGTCAGGCCCGGGTCCGGGACGTCGACGGCACCTGGCGGGACCTCACCGAGTCCGTGAACGAGATGGCCGGGAACCTCACCCGGCAGGTGCGCGCGATCGCGGCCGTCGCCACCGCGGTGACCCGCGGCGACCTCAGCCTGAAGGTCGACGTGGACGCGGCGGGCGAGATCCAGGTTCTCCAGGACAACATCAACACGATGATCGTCAACCTGCGCGACACCACCTTGGCCAACAAGGAGCAGGACTGGCTCAAGGGCAACCTGGCGCGGATCTCCGCGCTGATGCAGGGCCGCCGGGAACTCGACGACGTTGCCTCGCTGATCATGAGCGAGCTGACCCCGGTGGTCTCGGCGCAGCACGGGGCCTTCTTCCTGGCCCTGCCGGCCGGCGGCACCAACGAGATCGGGACCGAGGGCGGCGCGGACGGCTCGTACGAGCTGCGGATGCGCGGGAGTTACGCGTACGCCGGAGGCCAGATGCCCACCTCCTTCCGGCCGGGGGAGGGGCTGATCGGGACGGTCGCCGAGGAGAAGCGGACGATCCTGGTCGAGAACACCCCGCCCGGCTACCTGAAGATCTCCTCGGGGCTCGGCGAGGCGCCGCCGGCGCACGTGATCGTGCTGCCGGTGCTCTTCGAGGGGAAGGTGCTCGGCGTCATCGAGCTGGCCTCCTTCACGCCCTTCACGCAGATCCAGAAGGACTTCCTCAGCCAGATCGCCGAGATGATCGGTACGAGCGTCAACACCATCAGCGTCAACTCCAAGACGGAGATGCTGCTGAAGCAGTCGCAGGAGATGACCGAGCAGCTGCGCGAGCGCTCCGACGAGCTGGAGAACCGGCAGAAGGCCCTCCAGGCCGCCAACGCGGAGCTGGAGGAGAAGGCCGAGCTGCTGGCCCAGCAGAACCGCGACATCGAGGTGAAGAACACCGAGATCGAGGAGGCCCGGCAGGTTCTGGAGGAGCGCGCCGAGCAGCTCGCGGTCTCGATGCGCTACAAGTCCGAGTTCCTCGCGAACATGTCGCACGAGCTGCGGACCCCGCTCAACTCGCTGCTGATCCTGGCCAAGCTGCTCGCCGACAACGCGGACGAGAACCTCTCGGGGAAGCAGGTGGAGTTCGCCGAGACCATCCACGGCGCCGGCTCGGACCTGCTCCAGCTGATCAACGACATCCTCGACCTGTCGAAGGTCGAGGCCGGGAAGATGGACGTCTCCCCGACGCGGATCGCGCTGGTGCAGCTCGTGGACTACGTGGAGGCGACCTTCCGGCCGCTGACCGCGGAGAAGGGGCTCGACTTCTCGGTACGGGTCTCCCCGGAGCTGCCGGCCACGCTGCACACCGACGAGCAGCGGCTGCTCCAGGTGCTGCGCAACCTGCTGTCCAACGCGGTGAAGTTCACCGACACCGGGGCGGTGGAGCTGGTGATCCGGCCGGCCGGGGCCGATGTGCCGATGGCGATCCGGGAGCAGCTGCTGGAGGCCGGGTCGCTGCGGGAGGCCGATGCGGATCTGATCGCCTTCTCGGTGACCGACACCGGGATCGGGATCGCGGCGAGCAAGATGCTGGTGATCTTCGAGGCGTTCAAGCAGGCCGACGGGACGACCAGCCGCAAGTACGGGGGCACGGGTCTGGGCCTGTCCATCAGCCGGGAGATCGCCAGGCTGCTGGGCGGGGAGATCCATGCGGCAAGCGAGCCCGGCCGCGGCTCCACCTTCACGCTGTACTTGCCGCTGCACCCGAGCGAGCTGCCCCCGCAGGGGTACGCGCCGCCCACGCCGGGCGGTGGCCGCGCCGAGCTGTACCGCAGGCCCGCGGAGGACGCGCGGCCCGCGCTGCCGGCGGCCCCCGTGGCGCCCGCGGCTCCGGCGCAGGCCTCGCCGGCCCGTGCGGAGCGGTCGGGGCTGCCGGGCTCCGAGCCCGGTCAGGGCGGGGCCGCGCTGTTCCGGCGCCGGCGCAAGGCGCTGAGCGACCTCGAGCCGCGTACCGCCGTGCCGGGGCAGCCGGGCGCGGTGGGGGCCGAGGATGGCTGGGGCAGCGCGGAGGAGGAACTTCCGGTGGTGCCCCGGACGTACGACTTCCACGGCGAGAAGGTGCTCATCGTGGACGACGACGTACGCAACGTCTTCGCGCTGACCAGCGTGCTGGAGCAGCACGGGCTGGCGGTGCTGTACGCGGAGAACGGGCGGGAGGGCATCGAGGTGCTGGAGCAGCACGACGACGTGACGGTCGTGCTGATGGACATCATGATGCCGGAGATGGACGGGTATGCCACGACCTCGGCGATCCGGCGGATGCCGCAGTTCGCGGGGCTGCCGATCATCGCGCTGACGGCGAAGGCGATGAAGGGGGACCGGGAGAAAGCGATCGACTCCGGTGCTTCCGACTACGTCACCAAGCCGGTCGACCCCGACTATCTGCTGTCGGTGATGGAGCAGTGGATGCGCGGGAAGTGA